Proteins encoded by one window of Anaeromyxobacter sp.:
- the nifK gene encoding nitrogenase molybdenum-iron protein subunit beta — translation MANNLGLTVKPVTTTSPEEEARVAAWIDTQDYREKNFARQALVVNPVHACQPLGAELCAHGFEGTLPFVHGSQGCASYYRSTLNRHFREPAPAVSDAMTEDGAVFGGQANLHEGLENAVALYKPKMIAVFTSCMPEVIGDDLTAFLKNARNKGTLPKDLPTPYANTPSFKGTHITGYDNMLTAILQNLTEGKKVEGRCTGKLNFIPGFDANTGNYREYKRIFDAFGIPATILADITETFDSPNDGTYRLYPGGTPLLEAGDSVNGKATLTVGPYATAKAFAWIKEAYAGRHASLGMPMGIGRTDDFLMKLAELFDRPVPDALRAERGRAVDAMTDAQQYMHGKKFAVYGDPDQLLGYVAFLLEMGAVPRHVLCSRGSKKLEKELELLLQSSPFGAQAQIWMNRDLWHLRSLVMTDPVDAVIGDTHGKFLARDAKIPLFRFGFPVFDRVNKHRSPIIGYQGVINMLSEICNRFLEIKDDTCEERFFEMMR, via the coding sequence ATGGCGAACAACCTCGGCCTCACCGTCAAGCCCGTCACCACCACCTCCCCCGAGGAGGAGGCCCGCGTCGCGGCCTGGATCGACACCCAGGACTACCGGGAGAAGAACTTCGCCCGCCAGGCCCTGGTGGTGAACCCGGTCCACGCCTGCCAGCCGCTGGGCGCCGAGCTGTGCGCCCACGGCTTCGAGGGGACGCTCCCCTTCGTGCACGGCTCGCAGGGCTGCGCCTCCTACTACCGCTCCACCCTGAACCGCCACTTCCGCGAGCCGGCCCCGGCGGTCTCCGACGCCATGACCGAGGACGGCGCGGTCTTCGGCGGCCAGGCCAACCTGCACGAGGGCCTGGAGAACGCGGTGGCGCTCTACAAGCCCAAGATGATCGCGGTCTTCACCTCCTGCATGCCGGAGGTGATCGGCGACGACCTGACCGCCTTCCTCAAGAACGCCCGGAACAAGGGGACCCTGCCCAAGGACCTGCCGACGCCCTACGCCAACACCCCCAGCTTCAAGGGCACCCACATCACCGGCTACGACAACATGTTGACGGCCATCCTGCAGAACCTCACCGAGGGCAAGAAGGTGGAGGGGCGCTGCACCGGCAAGCTCAACTTCATCCCGGGCTTCGACGCCAACACCGGCAACTACCGGGAGTACAAGCGGATCTTCGACGCCTTCGGCATCCCGGCCACCATCCTGGCGGACATCACCGAGACCTTCGACTCGCCCAACGACGGCACCTACCGCCTCTACCCGGGCGGCACCCCGCTGCTCGAGGCGGGCGACTCGGTGAACGGCAAGGCCACCCTGACGGTGGGCCCCTACGCCACCGCCAAGGCCTTCGCCTGGATCAAGGAGGCCTACGCCGGGCGGCACGCCTCGCTGGGCATGCCCATGGGGATCGGCCGGACCGACGACTTCCTCATGAAGCTGGCCGAGCTCTTCGACCGGCCGGTGCCGGACGCGCTCCGGGCCGAGCGGGGCCGGGCGGTGGACGCCATGACCGACGCCCAGCAGTACATGCACGGCAAGAAGTTCGCGGTCTACGGCGACCCGGACCAGCTGCTGGGGTACGTGGCCTTCCTGCTGGAGATGGGCGCGGTGCCGCGCCACGTGCTCTGCAGCCGCGGCTCCAAGAAGCTGGAGAAGGAGCTGGAGCTGCTCCTCCAGTCCTCGCCCTTCGGCGCGCAGGCCCAGATCTGGATGAACCGCGACCTGTGGCACCTGCGCAGCCTGGTGATGACCGACCCGGTGGACGCCGTCATCGGCGACACCCACGGCAAGTTCCTGGCGCGCGACGCCAAGATCCCGCTCTTCCGCTTCGGCTTCCCGGTCTTCGACCGGGTCAACAAGCACCGCTCGCCCATCATCGGCTACCAGGGCGTCATCAACATGCTCAGCGAGATCTGCAACCGCTTCCTCGAGATCAAGGACGACACCTGCGAGGAGCGGTTCTTCGAGATGATGCGGTAG
- the nifD gene encoding nitrogenase molybdenum-iron protein alpha chain: MADEVEVKKVEGITKESTQEMIDEALEAYPEKGRKKRAPHLAPNDPSACSTCVKSNRKTVPGVMSARGCAYAGAKGVVWGPIRDMAHISHGPVGCGWYSWGTRRNLMTGKNGVTQFGMQMTSDFQEKDIVYGGDKKLATLLAETHQLFPLAKGISILSECPVGLIGDDINAVAKKSSQELDLPIVPCSCEGFRGVSQSLGHHISNDTIRDYIIGTREFAEPAGPYDVALIGDYNIGGDVWAAKDLLAEIGLNVKATWTGDGEMDKIAATHQVKLNLIHCYRSMNYMCRVMEEKYGIPWLEFNFFGPTKIRESLRKIAEKFDDRIKENVERVIAKWDVEMKKVVEEYRPRLEGKKVMLYVGGLRPRHTVGAYEDLGMVVIGAGYEFAHSDDYERTMPELPEATVIYDDASEHELEHFVQKLKPDLIGSGIKEKYLFQKMGLPFRQMHSWDYSGPYHAYQGFPVFARDIDLAVNSPTWKLVKSPF; this comes from the coding sequence ATGGCGGACGAGGTCGAGGTCAAGAAGGTCGAGGGCATCACCAAGGAGTCGACGCAGGAGATGATCGACGAGGCCCTGGAGGCCTACCCGGAGAAGGGGCGCAAGAAGCGGGCCCCCCACCTGGCGCCGAACGACCCGTCCGCCTGCTCCACCTGCGTCAAGTCGAACCGCAAGACCGTGCCGGGCGTGATGAGCGCCCGGGGCTGCGCCTACGCCGGCGCCAAGGGCGTGGTGTGGGGCCCCATCCGCGACATGGCCCACATCTCCCACGGGCCGGTGGGCTGCGGCTGGTACTCCTGGGGCACCCGCCGCAACCTGATGACCGGCAAGAACGGCGTCACCCAGTTCGGCATGCAGATGACGTCCGACTTCCAGGAGAAGGACATCGTCTACGGCGGCGACAAGAAGCTGGCCACCCTGCTGGCCGAGACCCACCAGCTCTTCCCGCTGGCCAAGGGCATCTCCATCCTCTCGGAGTGCCCGGTCGGGCTCATCGGCGACGACATCAACGCCGTCGCCAAGAAGTCGAGCCAGGAGCTGGACCTGCCCATCGTCCCCTGCAGCTGCGAGGGCTTCCGCGGGGTCTCCCAGTCGCTGGGGCACCACATCTCCAACGACACCATCCGCGACTACATCATCGGGACGCGGGAGTTCGCCGAGCCGGCCGGGCCGTACGACGTCGCGCTCATCGGCGACTACAACATCGGCGGCGACGTCTGGGCCGCCAAGGACCTGCTCGCCGAGATCGGGCTGAACGTCAAGGCCACCTGGACCGGCGACGGCGAGATGGACAAGATCGCCGCCACCCACCAGGTGAAGCTGAACCTCATCCACTGCTACCGGTCGATGAACTACATGTGCCGGGTCATGGAGGAGAAGTACGGGATCCCCTGGCTGGAGTTCAACTTCTTCGGCCCCACCAAGATCCGCGAGAGCCTGCGGAAGATCGCCGAGAAGTTCGACGACCGCATCAAGGAGAACGTGGAGCGGGTCATCGCCAAGTGGGACGTGGAGATGAAGAAGGTGGTCGAGGAGTACCGCCCCCGCCTGGAGGGCAAGAAGGTGATGCTCTACGTGGGCGGCCTGCGCCCGCGCCACACGGTGGGGGCCTACGAGGACCTGGGCATGGTGGTCATCGGGGCGGGCTACGAGTTCGCCCACTCCGACGACTACGAGCGCACCATGCCGGAGCTGCCAGAGGCCACCGTCATCTACGACGACGCCTCCGAGCACGAGCTGGAGCACTTCGTGCAGAAGCTCAAGCCGGACCTGATCGGCTCGGGCATCAAGGAGAAGTACCTCTTCCAGAAGATGGGGCTGCCCTTCCGGCAGATGCACAGCTGGGACTACTCGGGCCCGTACCACGCCTACCAGGGGTTCCCGGTCTTCGCGCGGGACATCGACCTGGCGGTCAACAGCCCGACCTGGAAGCTCGTGAAGTCGCCCTTCTGA
- the nifH gene encoding nitrogenase iron protein: MRQIAIYGKGGIGKSTTTQNTVAGLASLGKKVMIVGCDPKADSTRLILHAKAQATVMDLVRERGTVEDLEVADVMKVGYGDIKCVESGGPEPGVGCAGRGVITAINFLEEQGAYTKELDFVFYDVLGDVVCGGFAMPIRENKAEEIYIVCSGEMMAMYAANNIAKGILKYATSGRVRLAGLICNSRNTDREADLIEALAKRLGTHMIHFVPRDNEVQRAELRRMTVIEYAPEHKQAEEYRTLARKILENKKLVIPTPLEMEELEGLLMEFGIMAPEDEAIVGKAAAVA, from the coding sequence ATGAGGCAGATCGCAATCTACGGGAAGGGCGGCATCGGCAAGTCCACCACCACCCAGAACACGGTGGCCGGCCTCGCCTCGCTCGGCAAGAAGGTCATGATCGTCGGCTGCGACCCCAAGGCCGACTCCACCCGGCTCATCCTGCACGCCAAGGCGCAGGCCACCGTGATGGACCTGGTGCGCGAGCGCGGCACCGTGGAGGACCTGGAGGTCGCCGACGTGATGAAGGTCGGCTACGGCGACATCAAGTGCGTCGAGTCGGGCGGGCCGGAGCCGGGGGTGGGCTGCGCCGGCCGCGGCGTCATCACGGCCATCAACTTCCTGGAGGAGCAGGGGGCCTACACCAAGGAGCTCGACTTCGTCTTCTACGACGTGCTCGGCGACGTGGTCTGCGGCGGCTTCGCCATGCCCATCCGCGAGAACAAGGCGGAGGAGATCTACATCGTCTGCTCCGGCGAGATGATGGCCATGTACGCGGCCAACAACATCGCCAAGGGCATCCTCAAGTACGCCACCTCCGGCCGGGTCCGGCTGGCCGGCCTGATCTGCAACTCGCGCAACACCGACCGCGAGGCCGACCTCATCGAGGCGCTGGCCAAGCGGCTGGGCACCCACATGATCCACTTCGTGCCCCGCGACAACGAGGTGCAGCGCGCCGAGCTGCGCCGCATGACGGTCATCGAGTACGCCCCGGAGCACAAGCAGGCCGAGGAGTACCGGACCCTGGCGCGGAAGATCCTGGAGAACAAGAAGCTGGTGATCCCGACGCCCCTCGAGATGGAGGAGCTGGAGGGGCTGCTCATGGAGTTCGGGATCATGGCCCCCGAGGACGAGGCGATCGTCGGCAAGGCCGCCGCGGTGGCGTAG